From a single Drosophila sulfurigaster albostrigata strain 15112-1811.04 chromosome 3, ASM2355843v2, whole genome shotgun sequence genomic region:
- the LOC133844255 gene encoding LOW QUALITY PROTEIN: uncharacterized protein LOC133844255 (The sequence of the model RefSeq protein was modified relative to this genomic sequence to represent the inferred CDS: deleted 1 base in 1 codon), whose amino-acid sequence MLLPTVSTGGKWSCRRIWEMMMSPISPRNLRTTALLTSIYQLLIAHSILFVVLLCLAHAEQMRLLLDLDIADQKDSGFYNMSPFHNDMRLKTAAQLADATENALYVLASITIVYALSTIALFFGVYKNKPGLIIPWLVMEFLGVIAAGVFVFMLKDTKLPMIFGGQCLYFVVSYSLLCMDAVKWYVMHSFYQSLRTMNKLREIATVAIPCPAPGTIPYQFRREHMYLGSNGYKHILTESPDGQC is encoded by the exons ATGTTGCTGCCCACGGTCAGCACAGGTGGCAAGTGGAGCTGTCGCCGCATCTGGGAAATGATGATGTCC CCCATATCACCGCGTAATCTGCGGACCACAGCATTGCTAACGAGCATCTACCAGCTG CTCATCGCGCATTCCATTCTGTTTGTGGTGCTCCTTTGTTTGGCGCATGCAGAGCAAATGCGATTGCTACTTGATCTGGACATTGCGGATCAGAAGGATAGTGGATTCTACAATATGTCTCCGTTCCACAACGATATGCGTCTTAAGACGGCCGCTCAACTAGCCGATGCTACCGAAAATGCGCTTTATGTGCTAGCCAGCATTACAATAGTCTACGCTTTGAGTACCATTGCTCTCTTCTTTGGGGTCTACAAGAATAAGCCGGGCTTGATCATACCTTGGCTGGTTATGGAGTTTCTGGGCGTAATCGCTGCTGGAGTTTTTGTCTTTATGCTAAAGGATACGAAATTACCCATGATATTTGGCGGACAGTGTTTGTACT TTGTCGTTAGTTATTCGCTACTCTGCATGGATGCAGTCAAGTGGTATGTAATGCACAGCTTCTACCAAAGTCTGCGCACAATGAACAAATTGCGAGAGATCGCTACGGTTGCTATTCCTTGCCCAGCTCCAGGCACT ATTCCTTATCAGTTCCGTCGTGAGCATATGTACCTGGGCAGCAATGGATACAAACACATTCTAACCGAATCGCCAGATGGACAGTGTTAA
- the LOC133846055 gene encoding gustatory and odorant receptor 63a — protein sequence MESIIRTHSSLTMASYYRRKKPDTVFLNAKPINSGNAQAYLHGVRKYSIGLAERLDSGYQAPGNGKRSSVSTVGSISNDFIPSVFYRNIAPVNWFLRIIGVLPIVRRGPARAKFALNSGAFLYSVVFFVLLSCYVGYVANNRIHIVRSLSGPFEEAVIAYLFLVNILPIIIIPILWWEAKKIARLFNDWDDFEVLYYQISGHSLPLNLRQKGVYIAIVLPILSVLSVVIIHITMSDLNLNQVVPYCILDNLTAMLGAWWFLICEGISTTAYLLAERFQKALKHIGPAAMVADYRVLWLRLSKLTRDTGNALCYTFVFMSLYLFFIITLSIYGLLSQLSEGFGIKDIGLTITALWNIGLLFYICDEAHYASVNVRTNFQKKLLMVELNWMNSDAQTEINMFLRATEMNPSNINCGGFFDVNRTLFKGLLTTMVTYLVVLLQFQISIPTDKGDGDATSNVTVVDMLMDSLSNDMTLLGATSTSTSVAPPTTTTVAAVTRSGRGRKG from the exons ATGGAGTCAATCATAAGGACTCACAGTTCGTTAACAATGGCCAGCTACTATAGACGTAAAAAACCGGACACGGTATTCCTGAATGCCAAGCCCATAAACAGTGGAAATGCGCAGGCCTATCTACACGGTGTACGCAAGTATTCCATTGGGCTGGCTGAACGTTTGGATAGTGGTTACCAGGCACCAGGAAATGGCAAGAGAAGTTCGGTGAGCACCGTGGGCTCGATTAGTAATGATTTTATACCG AGTGTTTTTTATCGCAACATTGCACCGGTTAACTGGTTTCTGCGGATCATCGGTGTTCTGCCCATTGTACGCCGTGGTCCTGCTCGGGCCAAGTTTGCTTTGAACTCGGGAGCATTTCTCTATTCTGTAGTTTTCTTTGTTCTGTTGTCG TGTTATGTTGGTTATGTGGCCAACAATCGCATTCACATTGTGCGTTCCCTGAGCGGCCCCTTCGAGGAGGCAGTCATCGCTTACTTGTTTCTGGTCAACATACTACCCATTATTATAATACCAATTTTGTGGTGGGAGGCCAAGAAGATAGCGCGTTTGTTCAACGATTGGGATGACTTTGAAGTGCTGTACTATCAGATCTCTGGACACAGTTTGCCGCTGAATCTCCGCCAGAAGGGCGTCTATATTGCAATAGTCTTACCCATACTGTCGGTGCTATCGGTGGTTATCATACACATCACTATGTCGGATTTGAACCTCAATCAAGTGGTACCCTACTGCATACTAGATAATTTGACGGCCATGCTGGGCGCCTGGTGGTTTCTCATCTGCGAAGGAATCAGCACAACCGCATATCTGCTGGCCGAGCGCTTTCAGAAGGCATTGAAACACATTGGTCCCGCTGCCATGGTCGCAGACTATCGCGTCTTGTGGCTACGGCTGAGCAAGTTGACCCGCGACACTGGCAACGCGCTCTGTTATACATTTGTATTCATGAGTCTATATTTGTTCTTTATCATTACGCTGTCAATTTATGGGCTATTGTCGCAGCTGTCGGAGGGATTTGGCATCAAGGATATTGGTCTGACCATCACAGCGCTGTGGAACATTGGACTACTCTTCTACATTTGCGATGAGGCGCACTATGCGTCCGTCAATGTGCGCACCAATTTCCAAAAGAAACTGCTGATGGTCGAGCTGAACTGGATGAACTCGGATGCCCAGACAGAGATTAATATGTTTTTGCGTGCCACCGAAATGAATCCATCGAACATCAATTGTGGCGGATTCTTTGATGTTAATCGCACTCTCTTCAAGGGTCTGCTCACCACAATGGTCACCTATTTGGTTGTGTTGCTGCAGTTCCAGATCAGCATTCCAACGGACAAGGGCGATGGCGATGCCACGTCGAATGTCACAGTCGTCGATATGCTGATGGATAGTTTGTCTAATGACATGACCTTGCTGGGTGCCACCAGCACCAGCACTTCTGTGGCACCACCAACCACAACAACGGTGGCAGCAGTTACCCGGTCTGGGCGTGGTCGAAAGGGTTGA
- the LOC133846058 gene encoding hsp90 co-chaperone Cdc37, with translation MVDYSKWKNIEISDDEDETHPNIDTPSLFRWRHQARVERMAESEKEKEDMKAKRQSYQARLMDVKERISKKDGDEAALKKELDKIENEGKDLDRQENELLKKDKKTPWNVDTISKPGFEKTVINKRAGRKPDENLSEEEREQHLKQFVKDNEKLCKEYGMLRKYDASKRFLQSNLHLVCEETANYLVIWSINLEMEEKHELMAHVAHQCICMQYILELAKQLDVDPRACVSSFFQKIEHCGVEYRQQFESEIEGFKGRIQKRAQEKIQEAVAQAEEEERQENMGPGGLHPADVFETLPDELKACFESRDIELLQKTIATMPVDEAKYHMKRCVDSGLWVPNEGEAPFKDDKGDEASGSKTDEKKQEEKEQKTTSPSAKKSEEKEKEEPIYTGVSTEDVD, from the exons ATGGTCGACTAcagcaaatggaaaaatattgAA ATTTCGGATGATGAGGATGAAACACACCCGAACATTGATACCCCTTCATTGTTCCGCTGGCGGCATCAGGCACGAGTTGAACGCATGGCGGAGTcggagaaagagaaggaggacATGAAAGCGAAACGCCAGAGTTACCAGGCCCGCTTGATGGACGTCAAGGAACGCATCAGCAAGAAAGACGGTGACGAGGCCGCACTTAAG AAAGAGTTAGATAAGATTGAAAACGAAGGCAAGGATCTCGATCGTCAGGAGAACGAATTGCTCAAGAAAGACAAGAAGACGCCATGGAATGTGGACACAATCAGCAAACCTGGTTTCGAAAAGACCGTTATCAACAAGAGGGCCGGTCGCAAACCCGATGAGAATCTGAGCGAAGAGGAGCGCGAGCAGCACCTCAAACAGTTCGTAAAGGACAATGAGAAGCTGTGTAAGGAATACGGCATGCTGCGCAAATACGATGCATCCAAGCGTTTTCTGCAGAGCAACCTACATTTGGTGTGCGAGGAGACAGCAAACTATTTGGTCATTTGGTCCATCAATTTGGAGATGGAGGAGAAGCACGAGCTGATGGCTCATGTGGCGCATCAGTGCATTTGCATGCAGTATATACTGGAGCTGGCCAAGCAGTTGGACGTTGATCCGCGTGCCTGTGTCAGCTCATTCTTCCAGAAGATTGAGCATTGTGGTGTCGAGTATCGCCAACAGTTTGAGAGTGAGATTGAGGGATTCAAGGGACGCATTCAGAAACGTGCCCAAGAGAAAATTCAAGAAGCTGTGGCACAagcagaggaggaggagcgcCAGGAAAATATGGGACCCGGGGGACTTCATCCAGCTGATGTGTTTGAAACGCTGCCCGAT GAACTTAAGGCTTGCTTTGAGTCGCGTGATATTGAGCTGCTGCAGAAGACAATTGCCACAATGCCCGTAGATGAGGCCAAGTATCATATGAAGCGATGTGTTGACTCTGGTCTTTGGGTGCCCAATGAAGGCGAAGCGCCCTTCAAAGATGATAAGGGCGATGAAGCTTCCGGCAGTAAAACTGACGAGAAGAAGCAGGAGGAAAAGGAGCAAAAAACTACCTCGCCAAGCGCCAAAAAATcagaggagaaggagaaagaggaGCCCATCTATACAGGCGTTAGCACTGAGGATgtcgattga
- the LOC133846059 gene encoding dnaJ homolog subfamily B member 13 — translation MNRPELDYYAVLDMPRSASKEQLTLAYRRLAVRLCPHRDKKYEQDFVPLAQEGKLTHLSPMSEIKQWAYINMAFDVLGHDLYRAIYDRYGEAGLFEGVMLPNGYFPPYQYHGDHMKVYEAVFASYSPYANLIDAVTNPPSLYATREHGIGVRHKDTNTERIIHLSLEEVRTGCVKLMHVWRQEIVDIKESRLEKRKHTLKLNIQPGTTAGTRYCFKEEGDRYPTTIPGDIIFIAADKPHPVFERRNMHDLVYRYNITLCQAFTGFIFFVQTLDKRQLKIVVTDVVTPGYQKIVPCEGLPKCRNLDAVSAIKHANKRFDDFGDLIIEFNYIFPKYLTPEMKAMTRQFFTEFQKHEQALEAQEKEHLS, via the exons ATGAATCGTCCTGAACTGGATTACTATGCGGTGCTGGACATGCCGCGCAGCGCGAGCAAGGAGCAATTAACTTTGGCTTATCGTCGCCTCGCAGTTCGTCTCTGTCCGCATCGCGACAAGAAGTACGAGCAGGACTTTGTGCCTCTGGCCCAAGAAGGAAAACTGACACATCTGTCGCCCATGTCTGAGATTAAGCAATGGGCTTACATCAATATGGCATTCGACGTACTTGGCCATGATCTATATCGGGCGATCTATGATCGTTATGGCGAAGCAGGTCTCTTCGAGGGTGTCATGCTGCCCAATGGCTATTTTCCGCCCTATCAATATCATGGCGATCACATGAAGGTCTACGAGGCTGTCTTCGCCAGCTACTCGCCCTATGCTAACCTCATAGATGCGGTAACCAATCCACCGAGTCTTTATGCAACTCGTGAGCATGGCATTGGTGTGCGGCACAAGGATACGAATACCGAACGCATCATACATTTGTCGTTGGAGGAGGTGCGCACGGGTTGTGTGAAGCTAATGCATGTGTGGCGTCAGGAGATCGTAGACATCAAGGAGTCGCGACTGGAGAAGCGAAAGCATACGCTCAAGCTGAACATACAACCAGGTACGACGGCAGGCACACGTTACTGCTTCAAGGAAGAGGGCGATCGTTATCCAACCACCATCCCGGGTGATATCATATTCATTGCGGCCGATAAGCCGCATCCCGTCTTCGAGCGGCGCAATATGCATGATCTGGTCTATCGCTATAACATAACATTGTGTCAGGCGTTCACGGGATTCATCTTTTTCGTCCAGACACTGGACAAGCGGCAGCTTAAGATTGTCGTCACGGATGTGGTGACTCCAGGCTATCAGAAGATTGTACCGTGTGAGGGATTACCGAAGTGTCGTAATCTGGATGCCGTGTCTGCCATTAAGCATGCCAATAAGCGATTTGACGATTTTGGGGATCTCATTATTGAGTTTAact ACATATTCCCCAAATACTTGACGCCAGAAATGAAGGCGATGACGCGACAGTTCTTCACGGAGTTCCAGAAGCATGAGCAGGCATTAGAAGCTCAAGAAAAGGAGCACCTATCGTGA
- the LOC133846054 gene encoding patj homolog, whose amino-acid sequence MHLSADISSALQQIEAVKKGIDDSDDAKLQMQTTESLNTILGILTDPVFRTIAHVQESLFELGIQLGQHPSMLPNDFDIDVSGNLVLSLNGGEVMYDSSAPASPDKSTSTAGELEARPQSQNSKTAANADLYATDYAQIQAIELVNDGTGLGFGIIGARNSGVIVKTILPGGVADRDGRLRSGDHILQIGDVNLHEMVSEQVAAVLRQSGTHVRLVVVRPIEQSLPTPQYALEPGSAVVPTRVLVDPAELERYLISTGYPEIFGESSTASTPQTTTEDERFVYRGETSMLIDPSIDLEELLALPETEKLQVELKKDANGLGITIAGYVCEKEELSGIFVKSVSPGSAADLSGRIRVNDRIIEVDGQSLQGYSNHQAVELLKKSGQVVNLRLERYLRGPKYEQLQQAIAANANEKLPTSSAPGTPCRAPLPTPVVTSSSAVELEDETLPAPEAFMMTTPPSSSLATTTTLSSFGAGKQLVAVRDSIEGTTKIVPTEVVQLADKQETAVHAKNASLITRHKYYTDPDLSEEMEADIVRKWQKIVGADMEVIVAQIKKFAVGGLGISLEGTVDVEGGREVRPHHYIRSILPDGPVGVNGVLRSGDELLEVNGERLLGMNHLEVVAILKELPLDVRMVCGRSKATTLLPFSDDTLKKLSNNFENLLPATDRLVKAKSDGSLATAGSVADADNVAVAAASFNKLKSRSLEPLTGLAMWSSQPQIIELLKGDRGLGFSILDYQDPLDSNDTLIVIRSLVPGGVAQLDGRLIPGDRLLFVNSINLENASLDQAVQALKGAPKGVVRIGVAKPLPMTDNSLKACSNASTTSDETLEQQQQSPPALPTAAPPPPPIEAKGPEPDLIPDWRN is encoded by the exons atgcatttgagcGCCGATATCTCAAGTGCTTTGCAGCAAATCGAAGCTGTCAAAAAGGGCATCGATGACTCTGACGATGCTAAGCTGCAAATGCAGACGACGGAGAGTCTCAACACCATCTTGGGTATTCTCACAGATCCCGTATTTCGCACCATCGCCCATGTGCAGGAATCGCTCTTTGAGCTTGGCATCCAATTAGGTCAACATCCTTCCATGTTGCCCAATGACTTTGACATCGATGTCTCTGGGAATCTGGTGCTTAGCCTAAATGGTGGCGAGGTGATGTATGATTCCTCGGCGCCTGCCAGTCCAGATAAGTCCACTTCGACGGCTGGAGAATTGGAAGCCCGTCCCCAGAGCCAAAATTCCAAGACGGCAGCCAATGCGGATTTGTATGCCACGGATTACGCGCAAATCCAAGCAATTGAACTGGTCAACGATGGCACTGGACTTGGATTTGGCATTATTGGAGCCCGCAACTCTGGCGTGATTGTCAAGACAATTTTGCCAGGCGGCGTGGCGGATCGTGATGGCCGGTTAAGGTCAGGAGATCACATTCTCCAGATTGGCGATGTGAATCTACACGAAATGGTTTCGGAGCAAGTGGCCGCTGTGCTCCGCCAGTCGGGCACGCATGTCCGTCTCGTGGTGGTGCGTCCGATTGAGCAGTCACTGCCGACGCCACAATATGCCTTAGAGCCTGGTAGTGCTGTGGTACCCACGCGTGTCCTTGTTGATCCTGCAGAGCTGGAACGTTATCTCATCTCAACTGGCTACCCAGAGATCTTTGGTGAGAGTTCAACGGCATCCACGCCACAAACAACCACGGAAGATGAGCGTTTTGTGTATCGTGGCGAGACGTCGATGCTCATCGATCCCAGCATTGATTTGGAAGAGTTGCTGGCATTGCCTGAGACGGAGAAGTTGCAAGTGGAGTTGAAAAAAGATGCCAATGGCTTGGGTATCACCATTGCCGGCTATGTTTGCGAAAAGGAGGAGTTATCGGGCATCTTTGTGAAGAGCGTCTCGCCGGGATCAGCTGCAGACTTGAGTGGACGGATACGCGTTAACGATCGCATCATTGAGGTGGATGGTCAATCGTTGCAGGGCTATTCTAATCATCAGGCAGTTGAGCTGCTCAAGAAGTCCGGTCAAGTGGTAAATCTGCGACTCGAACGCTATTTGCGTGGACCCAAATacgagcaactgcagcaggcCATTGCAGCGAATGCCAACGAGAAGTTGCCCACTAGCAGTGCACCTGGTACACCTTGCCGAGCTCCCTTGCCCACTCCTGTAGTCACCTCGAGCTCTGCCGTCGAACTGGAGGATGAAACGCTTCCAGCGCCAGAGGCATTTATGATGACCACGCCGCCTTCCAGCTCTTTGGCCACCACGACGACGCTAAGCAGCTTTGGCGCTGGCAAGCAGCTGGTTGCTGTGCGGGATTCCATCGAGGGCACCACCAAGATTGTGCCCACGGAAGTTGTGCAGCTGGCGGACAAACAGGAG ACCGCTGTGCATGCCAAGAATGCAAGCTTAATCACGCGTCACAAGTACTACACTGATCCAGATCTGAGCGAGGAGATGGAGGCGGACATTGTGCGCAAGTGGCAAAAGATTGTGGGCGCCGACATGGAGGTGATTGTGGCGCAGATTAAAAAGTTTGCTGTCGGTGGATTGGGCATTTCGCTGGAGGGCACTGTCGATGTCGAAGGAGGCCGCGAGGTGCGTCCCCATCATTATATTCGCTCTATACTGCCCGATGGTCCGGTGGGCGTCAATGGCGTCTTGCGCTCAGGTGACGAACTCTTGGAGGTGAACGGCGAACGTTTGCTGGGTATGAATCATTTGGAAGTGGTGGCCATACTGAAGGAGCTGCCACTGGATGTGCGCATGGTTTGTGGACGTAGCAAAGCCACCACACTGTTGCCCTTCTCCGACGACACTCTTAAGAAACTGAGCAATAACTTTGAGAATCTGCTGCCGGCCACCGATCGTCTGGTCAAGGCGAAATCTGATGGCAGTTTGGCTACAGCGGGATcggttgctgatgctgataatgtggctgtggcagcagcatcgtTTAACAAGCTCAAATCTCGTTCGTTGGAGCCACTCACCGGACTGGCGATGTGGTCATCGCAGCCACAAATCATTGAGCTGCTGAAGGGTGATCGCGGTTTGGGCTTCTCCATTTTGGACTATCAGGATCCCTTGGACTCGAATGATACATTGATTGTAATACGCTCGCTAGTGCCCGGTGGCGTTGCCCAGCTGGATGGCAGATTGATACCAGGCGATCGTCTGCTGTTTGTCAACTCAATTAATTTGGAAAATGCTTCGTTGGATCAGGCAGTGCAGGCATTGAAAGGTGCACCAAAGGGAGTGGTCCGCATTGGCGTTGCCAAGCCGCTGCCCATGACGGATAATTCGCTGAAGGCGTGCAGCAATGCGAGCACTACCAGCGACGAGACCctagagcagcagcaacaatcaccGCCAGCGCTGCCCACTGCAGCGCCGCCTCCGCCACCAATTGAGGCCAAGGGACCAGAGCCTGATCTGATACCCGATTGGCGCAATTAA
- the LOC133846060 gene encoding protein JTB: MLENCQRHHMVLGLGALTLVTILVLIVESRYAAEGSVARRRNQQFVIENNSTCWKHEPYTVVQECHPCSDFDIVSRSLGVCIHTHYKEVLRCQSGEIVTKSCDRVALIEQRNFLKFELFTFVMGVITYLASYARDRVLSRRNYMRIERQLNRVQ; the protein is encoded by the coding sequence ATGCTCGAGAACTGCCAGAGGCATCACATGGTCCTGGGCCTTGGCGCCCTCACCCTCGTCACCATTTTAGTGCTGATTGTGGAATCCCGATACGCAGCGGAGGGCAGCGTGGCTCGACGTCGTAACCAGCAGTTTGTGATTGAGAATAATTCGACGTGCTGGAAACACGAGCCCTACACCGTGGTCCAGGAGTGTCATCCGTGCTCAGACTTCGACATTGTCAGCCGCAGTCTAGGCgtatgcatacacacacactacaaGGAGGTGTTGCGCTGTCAGAGTGGCGAAATTGTGACCAAGAGCTGTGATCGTGTGGCGTTAATTGAGCAGCGCAATTTCCTCAAGTTCGAGCTGTTTACCTTTGTGATGGGCGTAATCACATATTTGGCAAGCTATGCTCGGGATCGAGTGCTCTCCCGCCGCAATTATATGCGCATCGAACGCCAGTTGAATCGGGTGCAGTAA
- the LOC133846057 gene encoding putative mediator of RNA polymerase II transcription subunit 26 isoform X1, with the protein MVLRSGIIIPFQFRDTKKLLMIGVPEENRNLNIWDLKNVVRAAFGIYNFEFRNKKIGFNIPDELLLHYLAQRHDLTNFVIEISQALDDGHAKELLSYEPSCSMAALKQQQQQQHQQQQQQQQHHHPHSHPHQHHQVPLPQRSNESHTHEYVASGAAAAASATLPGSQPNSPALGVCNEPVDSPLEHANNSNSDHADTAQKQQLRIVSSYSERTPESLTQSIDPMDIIPKAESESEVERAARAARFQAREHQQQQQHQQQQRQQQEQQHAQALQQEAQALQHVLPSQQFFTNYAHSLPSMTAPNTSQQPPYTPGLMSRFRKRGERMSKDQKELYVKFFEDNPCMLSNHRRHDGLTEPLWAKLAHMLNSVPQGAVKNVEDWKQTFDAWRYRIFMYTRYNSKLSMSETSDPKNFKPLTATDQKAYAMWTSHKHIAPPDYEKMDMFVPLDESTTATNSYDY; encoded by the exons ATGGTGCTGCGATCGGGAATTAtaattccatttcaatttcgcGATACTAAGAAGCTGCTCATGATTGGCGTGCCCGAGGAGAATCGAAATTTAAACATATGGGACTTAAAGAATGTTG tGCGAGCTGCATTTGGCATCTACAATTTCGAGTTTCGCAACAAAAAGATTGGCTTCAACATACCCGATGAACTACTATTGCATTATTTGGCCCAACGTCACGACCTCACCAATTTCGTTATAGAAATCAGCCAAG CCCTAGACGATGGTCATGCCAAGGAGCTGCTCTCCTACGAGCCCTCCTGCTCGATGGCGGCcctcaagcagcagcagcagcaacaacaccaacagcaacaacagcagcagcaacatcatcatccacattcacatccCCATCAACATCATCAGGTGCCACTGCCACAACGCTCCAACGAAAGTCATACACATGAGTATGTAGCAAgcggagcagctgcagctgcatccGCAACATTACCGGGCTCGCAGCCCAATTCGCCAGCCTTGGGCGTATGCAACGAACCCGTCGATTCACCGCTGGAGCATGCCAATAATTCCAATTCGGACCATGCAGACACAgcacaaaaacagcaactgcGCATTGTTTCCAGCTATTCGGAACGCACACCCGAATCGTTAACACAATCCATTGATCCCATGGACATAATACCCAAAGCTGAGTCTGAATCCGAAGTGGAACGTGCAGCGCGTGCTGCACGCTTTCAGGCTAGagaacatcaacagcagcaacagcaccagcagcagcagcgacaacaacaggagcagcagcacGCGCAAGCCTTGCAACAGGAGGCACAGGCGCTGCAGCATGTGCTGCCCAGCCAACAGTTCTTCACCAATTATGCGCACAGTCTGCCCTCGATGACGGCACCAAATACTTCCCAACAGCCTCCTTATACGCCTGGTCTGATGAGTCGCTTTAGAA AACGTGGTGAACGCATGTCGAAGGATCAAAAGGAGCTGTATGTGAAATTCTTTGAGGATAATCCCTGCATGTTGTCGAACCATCGTCGTCACGATGGACTCACCGAGCCACTCTGGGCCAAATTGGCGCACATGTTAAACAGCGTGCCGCAGGGCGCCGTCAAGAATGTAGAGGACTGGAAGCAGACGTTCGATGCCTGGCGTTATCGCATTTTTATGTACACACGCTACAACTCCAAGCTGAGCATGTCGGAGACGAGTGACCCGAAGAACTTTAAACCGCTGACAGCCACCGATCAGAAGGCGTATGCCATGTGGACCAGTCACAAGCACATTGCACCGCCGGACTATGAGAAAATGGATATGTTTGTGCCGCTGGACGAGAGCACAACGGCGACCAACAGCTACGACTATTGA